The Flaviramulus sp. BrNp1-15 genome has a window encoding:
- the uxuA gene encoding mannonate dehydratase, protein MIFMTKTMRWYGLHDRTSLVNIKQCGVKGIVTALHEIPVGEVWTIKDILERKKIIEDEGLEWKVVESLPVHEDIKKRTGNFETYIENYKISLKNLAECGIEVITYNFMPILDWVRTHHDYSNLDGTKSLYFHKDAFVYFDVFLLKRPNAKASYTPQQVNKAVLYGKQLNKEEKKKLFKNILLGLPGSQENFTSKKILNLLQEYSHIDDESLRNNLVLFLKEVAPAAEKLGLKLAIHPDDPPYSVLGLPRVVSTQKDLEFILNKVPINANGLCYCTGSLGAHPDNDLLKILNKTSSRVHFLHLRNVIKDIDGNFKESDHLYGDNNMEKIVEKIVKIMRKREKSIPMRPDHGFLHAIEGKELYPGYSLIGRLKGLAEITGLELGISYKLKITN, encoded by the coding sequence ATGATTTTTATGACTAAAACCATGCGATGGTATGGACTACACGACAGAACTTCTTTAGTAAACATAAAACAATGTGGAGTAAAAGGAATTGTTACAGCACTACATGAAATACCTGTAGGTGAAGTTTGGACTATAAAGGATATTCTAGAACGTAAAAAGATTATTGAAGATGAAGGATTAGAATGGAAAGTTGTTGAAAGTTTACCAGTACATGAAGACATTAAAAAGCGCACAGGGAATTTTGAAACCTATATTGAAAATTACAAAATAAGTTTAAAGAATCTAGCAGAATGTGGCATTGAGGTTATTACATATAATTTTATGCCAATATTAGATTGGGTAAGAACACATCATGATTATAGTAATTTAGATGGGACCAAATCGTTGTATTTTCATAAAGATGCCTTTGTGTACTTTGATGTGTTTTTATTAAAAAGACCTAATGCAAAAGCTAGCTACACTCCACAACAAGTTAATAAAGCTGTTCTTTATGGTAAACAATTGAATAAAGAAGAGAAAAAAAAGCTTTTTAAAAATATTTTATTAGGGTTACCTGGAAGTCAAGAAAATTTCACTTCGAAAAAGATATTAAATCTATTACAAGAGTATTCGCATATTGATGATGAATCTTTAAGAAACAACCTTGTTTTGTTCTTGAAAGAGGTTGCTCCTGCTGCAGAAAAATTAGGATTAAAACTTGCCATACATCCAGATGATCCACCATATTCTGTATTAGGATTACCAAGAGTAGTAAGTACTCAAAAAGATTTAGAATTCATATTAAATAAAGTACCAATAAATGCTAATGGATTGTGTTATTGCACGGGTTCATTAGGTGCTCACCCAGATAATGATTTATTAAAAATACTTAATAAAACATCCTCAAGAGTTCATTTTTTACACTTAAGAAATGTTATTAAAGATATAGATGGTAATTTTAAAGAATCTGATCATTTGTATGGAGATAATAACATGGAAAAAATCGTAGAAAAAATCGTTAAGATTATGCGTAAAAGAGAAAAAAGTATACCTATGCGACCTGATCACGGATTTTTACATGCTATTGAAGGTAAAGAATTGTATCCAGGATATTCATTAATAGGTAGACTTAAAGGATTAGCAGAAATTACTGGATTAGAATTAGGAATTAGTTATAAATTGAAAATTACAAATTAA
- the uxaC gene encoding glucuronate isomerase encodes MSSFITDKFLLKSSYAEELYHSYAKDLPIIDFHNHLPPNEIAKNKQFKNLTKIWLDGDHYKWRAMRSLGVEEKYITGKASDEEKFKKWAFTVPYTMRNPLYHWSHLELKRYFNIDEQINEKTALSIYNQCNDLLKTPQYTTQGLLKMANAEVVCTTDDPIDNLKNHQDIAKSKFNVQTLPTFRPDNIINIEGVEFNTYVDSLSCVSGIKIKNLESFLEAIESRVQYFHDNGCRLSDHGLSYVYSEKFTDKKVDSIIKDRFNDKALSDKEISIYKSAILFYLGQFYANKGWTMQLHLGPIRDTNKLLLREIGINVGVDSIGDYQHAESLAYYLNKLNDDGSLPKTIIYNSNPSDNDLFATMAGNFSEGGTKSKVQFGTAWWFLDQKDGITKQINSLSNMGLLSCSVGMLTDSRSFLSFTRHEYYRRILCNIFGEDIKNGELPNDIPWIGKIISDICYHNAKSYFNFQGLKSKTSKPQIVIDK; translated from the coding sequence ATGAGTAGTTTTATAACGGATAAATTCCTTTTAAAATCATCTTATGCAGAAGAATTATATCATTCCTATGCCAAAGATTTACCTATCATAGACTTTCATAATCATTTACCACCAAATGAAATAGCTAAAAACAAACAATTTAAAAATTTAACTAAAATTTGGTTGGATGGCGATCATTACAAATGGCGTGCAATGAGAAGTCTTGGTGTAGAAGAGAAGTATATTACCGGAAAAGCTTCAGATGAAGAAAAGTTCAAAAAATGGGCTTTTACTGTACCATATACCATGAGAAATCCTTTGTATCATTGGTCGCATTTAGAACTTAAACGCTATTTTAATATTGATGAACAAATAAATGAAAAAACAGCTTTATCAATATATAATCAATGCAATGATTTATTAAAAACACCTCAATATACAACACAAGGTTTATTGAAAATGGCAAATGCTGAAGTAGTTTGTACTACTGATGATCCCATAGATAATCTTAAAAATCATCAAGACATAGCAAAATCAAAGTTTAATGTACAAACATTACCCACCTTTAGACCAGATAATATCATTAATATTGAAGGTGTTGAGTTTAATACTTATGTTGATAGTTTATCTTGTGTTTCTGGAATTAAAATTAAAAATTTAGAATCTTTTTTAGAAGCTATTGAAAGTCGTGTACAATATTTTCATGACAATGGATGTAGATTATCTGATCATGGGTTGTCTTATGTTTATTCTGAAAAGTTTACTGACAAAAAAGTAGATTCTATTATAAAAGATAGATTTAACGATAAAGCACTTTCTGATAAGGAAATAAGTATCTACAAATCAGCAATCTTATTTTATCTAGGTCAGTTTTATGCAAATAAAGGCTGGACAATGCAATTGCATTTAGGGCCTATTCGAGATACAAACAAATTACTTTTAAGAGAAATTGGTATTAATGTAGGTGTAGATAGTATTGGCGATTACCAGCATGCCGAATCTCTAGCTTATTATTTAAATAAGTTAAATGATGATGGAAGTTTACCAAAAACTATCATTTACAATTCTAACCCTTCAGATAATGATTTATTTGCTACCATGGCTGGAAATTTTAGTGAAGGCGGAACAAAAAGTAAAGTACAATTTGGAACTGCTTGGTGGTTTTTAGATCAAAAAGATGGTATTACAAAACAAATAAACTCATTATCAAATATGGGGCTTTTAAGTTGTTCTGTTGGTATGCTTACAGATAGTAGAAGTTTTCTATCTTTTACAAGGCATGAGTATTACCGTCGTATTTTGTGTAATATTTTTGGTGAGGATATTAAAAATGGGGAATTACCAAATGATATACCGTGGATAGGAAAAATAATTAGCGATATATGTTATCATAATGCTAAATCCTATTTCAATTTTCAAGGGTTAAAATCTAAAACAAGTAAACCACAAATTGTAATAGATAAATAA
- a CDS encoding SDR family NAD(P)-dependent oxidoreductase — MAKKAIVTGGNSGLGYATAKKLCDNGIKTYIIGRTKDKTENACAEIGENAIPVIFDLNNLDEIPAMIANISDGDNIDILVNNAGINQKKEFTEVTNQEFLNIINTNVLSVFAVSREVVKIMKKHNGGSIINISSMASQYGLPKVIAYSASKGAIETMTRAMSVELAEFGIRVNCIAPGFIKTKMSAKALDNDPERKNKVLSRTPMGFLGEPSNIADAVYFYATNESSYVTGTVLPVDGGNCIGF, encoded by the coding sequence ATGGCAAAAAAAGCGATTGTAACCGGAGGCAATTCCGGACTGGGTTACGCAACAGCAAAAAAACTGTGTGATAACGGAATAAAAACCTATATAATAGGACGAACAAAAGATAAAACAGAAAATGCCTGTGCTGAAATTGGTGAAAATGCAATTCCTGTGATTTTCGATTTAAATAACTTAGATGAAATTCCTGCTATGATAGCAAATATTTCTGATGGAGATAACATTGATATCTTAGTAAATAATGCTGGAATAAATCAAAAAAAGGAATTTACAGAAGTTACCAACCAAGAATTTTTAAATATTATTAATACCAACGTTTTAAGTGTTTTTGCTGTTAGCAGAGAAGTCGTTAAAATAATGAAAAAACACAATGGCGGAAGTATAATAAATATAAGTTCAATGGCTTCACAATATGGTTTACCAAAGGTTATAGCATACTCCGCAAGCAAGGGAGCTATAGAAACCATGACACGTGCAATGTCTGTAGAATTAGCCGAATTTGGTATTCGAGTTAATTGTATTGCTCCAGGGTTCATAAAAACAAAAATGTCTGCTAAAGCTTTAGATAATGATCCGGAAAGAAAAAACAAAGTATTATCCAGAACACCAATGGGCTTTTTAGGTGAGCCCTCAAATATAGCAGATGCGGTTTACTTTTATGCCACTAACGAGTCAAGTTATGTTACCGGTACAGTTCTTCCTGTAGATGGTGGTAATTGTATTGGATTTTAA
- a CDS encoding carbamoyltransferase, with amino-acid sequence MKILGISAYYHDSAAAIIENGKVLYAAQEERFSRIKNDASFPEKAIKYCLDESGFNIEDIDQIAFYDKPFLKFERLLETYYAFAPRGFKSFAMAMPLWLKEKLFIKQFIRKKIKELTDLKRIKTPINFTEHHLSHVASAFYTSPFKKSAFLTVDGVGEWATTSYGVACGEKGIQVLGELHFPDSLGLFYSAFTYYLGFKVNSGEYKMMGLAPYSNPDSKKVAHFKKIIIENLVDIKPDGSIKLNMQFFEYPVGLRMVNPKKWEALFGLKKREPEDKLEQIHADLALAAQKVLEEILIKLIKFVKQETKVNYLCLAGGVALNCVANSVLFNKNIFDDIYIQPAAGDSGGAIGAALATAYIKYKLPFEGLKQPFDVYLGSEFSNLDIERVLRKHKCNYKFYQNQDDLIKATTKYLANKKVIGWFQGKTEFGPRALGNRSILADATDPEMQYNLNMKIKFREGFRPFAPVVCEEDYNDYFEKGKHSYYMLFTSKVKKTLRKPLPDNFETLSLDAKRKIPKSELPAITHIDFSARVQVVKKSFNPLLWDLIQSYKKNTGVGVLINTSFNVKDEPIVNTPEDAYLCFMKSGMDVLVLENYLIVK; translated from the coding sequence ATGAAAATCCTTGGTATTTCTGCATACTACCATGATTCGGCAGCAGCTATTATAGAAAATGGAAAGGTGCTATATGCTGCTCAAGAAGAACGATTTTCAAGAATAAAAAATGATGCTTCATTTCCAGAAAAAGCCATAAAATACTGTCTTGATGAATCAGGGTTTAATATAGAGGATATAGATCAAATTGCTTTTTATGATAAGCCTTTTTTAAAGTTTGAAAGACTTTTGGAAACTTATTATGCTTTTGCCCCTAGAGGATTTAAATCTTTCGCAATGGCTATGCCTCTATGGCTAAAAGAAAAACTTTTTATTAAACAATTTATTAGAAAAAAAATTAAAGAACTAACTGATTTAAAAAGAATTAAAACACCTATAAATTTTACTGAACATCATTTATCTCATGTTGCTAGTGCATTTTATACATCCCCTTTTAAGAAATCTGCATTTTTAACAGTTGATGGCGTTGGTGAATGGGCTACAACATCATATGGTGTAGCTTGTGGAGAAAAAGGTATTCAAGTATTGGGTGAGCTGCATTTCCCTGATTCTCTAGGCTTGTTTTACTCAGCATTTACTTATTATTTAGGTTTTAAGGTTAATTCTGGAGAATACAAAATGATGGGATTAGCACCATATAGCAATCCAGATTCTAAAAAAGTTGCTCATTTCAAAAAAATTATAATAGAAAATCTTGTTGATATAAAACCTGACGGTTCTATTAAACTGAATATGCAATTTTTTGAATACCCTGTTGGATTACGCATGGTAAATCCAAAAAAATGGGAAGCTCTCTTTGGGTTAAAAAAGCGAGAACCAGAAGACAAATTAGAACAAATTCATGCTGATTTGGCTCTTGCAGCGCAAAAGGTTTTAGAAGAAATACTTATTAAACTAATTAAATTTGTAAAACAAGAAACAAAAGTAAATTATTTGTGTCTTGCTGGGGGTGTTGCTCTTAATTGTGTTGCAAATTCAGTTTTGTTTAATAAAAATATTTTTGATGATATTTATATACAACCTGCTGCTGGTGACTCTGGTGGAGCTATAGGAGCTGCTTTAGCAACTGCTTATATAAAATACAAACTACCTTTTGAAGGTTTAAAACAACCTTTTGATGTGTATTTAGGATCTGAATTTTCTAATTTAGACATTGAAAGAGTTCTACGAAAACATAAATGCAATTACAAGTTTTATCAAAATCAAGATGATTTAATTAAAGCTACAACTAAATATTTAGCAAATAAAAAAGTTATAGGATGGTTTCAAGGAAAAACCGAATTTGGACCACGAGCACTGGGAAATAGAAGTATTTTAGCAGATGCTACAGATCCAGAAATGCAATATAATTTGAATATGAAAATAAAATTTAGAGAAGGTTTTAGACCTTTTGCTCCTGTGGTTTGTGAAGAAGATTATAATGACTATTTTGAAAAAGGAAAACACTCTTATTACATGTTATTTACAAGTAAAGTAAAAAAAACTTTAAGAAAACCATTGCCTGATAATTTTGAAACGTTAAGCTTGGACGCAAAACGTAAAATTCCAAAATCTGAGTTGCCAGCTATTACTCATATAGATTTTTCTGCCAGAGTTCAAGTTGTAAAAAAAAGTTTTAACCCTTTGCTGTGGGACTTAATTCAATCTTATAAAAAAAATACAGGCGTTGGAGTTCTTATAAATACTAGTTTTAATGTAAAAGATGAACCTATAGTTAATACTCCAGAGGATGCCTATCTTTGCTTTATGAAATCTGGAATGGATGTGTTAGTTTTAGAAAATTATTTAATTGTTAAATAA
- a CDS encoding endo-1,4-beta-xylanase — MKTRKILSILIIALLFIGCSSDSPTSGGVTVGGPTGDSDGGGDDGGDDGDSGDDGGDSTTQYLLDFADYPIGNIVSASKLASSSTDNTTFKEILTNEYNSITAENDMKPNNMFLGPNPDDYDWSDGDDIVAYAKANGFRVHGHVLAWHSQQPGWFNSFSGTDEEFETAVMDYITATVAHFAEEKDSNGNSIVASWDVYNEAFETDAQTNVLMTKIDDVIAKCFLAARAGDPDVKLFYNDFNVAGDVDKRNNILAMVADFQTRNIPIDGIGMQMHLNHNWPTDDLPLAIEQIADTGLLVHASELDVKANYGNDVTTLTAARAQEQADQFQRASYYYTTIVPSAQQYGITIWGFRDSDSWLYDNGGDWPLLYDNNFNTKTAYDSFIEGLKGNPVN; from the coding sequence ATGAAAACAAGAAAAATTTTAAGCATTTTAATTATTGCACTACTATTCATAGGCTGTAGCAGTGATAGTCCTACAAGTGGTGGAGTTACTGTAGGTGGTCCAACCGGTGATAGTGATGGTGGTGGTGACGATGGCGGTGACGATGGTGATAGCGGTGATGATGGCGGTGATAGCACAACCCAATATTTACTAGATTTTGCAGACTATCCTATCGGGAATATAGTTTCTGCAAGTAAATTAGCATCATCATCTACGGATAATACAACATTTAAAGAAATTCTAACAAATGAGTATAATAGTATTACTGCCGAAAATGATATGAAACCCAATAATATGTTTTTAGGTCCTAATCCTGATGATTATGATTGGTCTGATGGTGATGATATAGTAGCTTATGCAAAAGCTAATGGATTCCGTGTTCATGGGCATGTTTTAGCATGGCATAGTCAACAACCTGGTTGGTTTAATTCATTTTCTGGAACTGATGAAGAATTTGAAACTGCAGTAATGGATTATATCACTGCTACAGTTGCTCACTTTGCAGAAGAAAAAGATAGTAATGGTAACTCAATAGTTGCTAGTTGGGATGTATATAATGAAGCTTTTGAAACAGATGCACAAACTAATGTTTTAATGACTAAAATTGATGATGTTATTGCTAAATGTTTCCTAGCTGCAAGAGCTGGAGATCCAGATGTAAAATTATTTTATAATGATTTTAATGTTGCTGGTGATGTTGATAAAAGGAATAATATTTTAGCTATGGTAGCTGATTTTCAAACGAGAAATATCCCTATTGATGGAATTGGAATGCAAATGCATTTAAATCATAACTGGCCAACAGATGATTTACCACTAGCTATAGAACAAATTGCAGATACAGGTTTATTAGTTCATGCTTCAGAGTTAGACGTTAAAGCAAACTACGGTAATGATGTAACAACCTTGACTGCAGCAAGAGCTCAAGAACAAGCAGATCAATTCCAAAGAGCATCATATTACTACACGACTATAGTACCTAGTGCACAACAATACGGTATAACTATTTGGGGTTTTAGAGACAGTGATAGTTGGTTGTATGATAATGGTGGAGATTGGCCTTTATTATATGATAATAATTTCAATACTAAAACTGCATATGACAGTTTTATAGAAGGTTTAAAAGGTAATCCTGTAAATTAA
- a CDS encoding glycoside hydrolase family 3 C-terminal domain-containing protein, with the protein MKTILKVFPRTILLAVILISSCKNNNSDAKSEESGAIVSSEEAKFPFYDTTLSMDDRIQDLISRLTLEEKADQMMHNTNAIERLEIPPYSYWNEALHGVARSGVATVFPQAIGLGATFDSDLAFRVSSAISDEARAMHNAAKEKGYHKQYGGLTFWTPNINIFRDPRWGRGQETYGEDPYLMSLMGKAFVNGLQGDNDKYLKTAACAKHYAVHSGPEELRHEFDAIVNQKDLWETYLPAFEALVKEAKVESIMCAYNSTNGEPCCANKYLIEDVLLGEWNFKGHILSDCWAIVDFYTPKGKGGHGTTNTQAEASAMAVKSSVSLNCGSSYLEGLPEAVKQGLITEAEIDEKLAILLRTRFKLGLFDPQGSNPYDDISVDVVNSDEHRALAREVAQKSIVLLKNNGVLPLKNDLPKYFITGPIAGDSEALLGNYYGVNPKMVTIMEGIAGAISPASQLQYRMGAMLTVPKENPLDYATGNAGNSDVTFAALGISGLIEGEEGASIASKTKGDRLDYNLPKSQMDYLRGLRQAADRNPEDKKPIVAIITGGSPMNLAEVEALADAVLLVWYPGEEGGNAIADVLFGKVSPSGRLPITFPKSLDQLPDYKDYSMKGRTYKYMNLDPLYPFGFGLSYTTFKYDNIKLSSSSISKTDTITLTVDITNSGKVDADEVVQLYISDVEASFVVPNSQLNDVKRIHLKAGETKNISFELTPKMFEMVNNEGKRVIESGAFKVYVGGASPMKRSQELGVSKMAEASFSIQ; encoded by the coding sequence ATGAAAACGATATTAAAAGTCTTTCCTCGTACAATTCTTTTAGCTGTAATATTAATTTCTTCCTGTAAGAATAATAATTCAGATGCAAAAAGTGAAGAATCCGGAGCAATTGTAAGTTCAGAAGAAGCTAAATTTCCATTTTACGATACTACATTATCTATGGATGATAGAATTCAAGATTTAATTTCCAGATTAACACTTGAAGAGAAAGCAGATCAAATGATGCACAATACTAATGCTATTGAACGCTTGGAAATCCCTCCTTATAGTTATTGGAACGAAGCTTTACATGGTGTGGCACGTTCTGGTGTTGCAACCGTTTTTCCACAAGCAATAGGTTTAGGTGCTACTTTTGATAGTGATTTGGCATTTAGAGTATCATCGGCAATTTCAGATGAAGCTCGTGCTATGCATAACGCAGCAAAAGAAAAAGGTTACCATAAACAATATGGAGGACTTACCTTTTGGACACCTAACATCAATATTTTTAGAGATCCAAGATGGGGAAGAGGGCAAGAAACTTATGGAGAAGATCCATATTTAATGTCATTAATGGGAAAAGCATTTGTAAATGGTTTACAAGGTGATAATGATAAATATTTAAAAACAGCAGCATGCGCTAAGCATTATGCTGTACATAGTGGGCCTGAAGAGTTGCGTCATGAATTTGATGCCATTGTAAATCAAAAAGATTTATGGGAAACTTATCTTCCTGCTTTCGAAGCTTTGGTTAAAGAAGCTAAAGTAGAATCAATCATGTGTGCTTATAATAGTACAAATGGGGAGCCTTGTTGTGCAAATAAATATTTAATAGAAGACGTATTATTAGGCGAATGGAATTTTAAAGGACACATATTAAGTGATTGTTGGGCCATTGTAGATTTTTATACACCAAAAGGAAAAGGAGGACACGGAACTACTAATACACAAGCCGAAGCTTCAGCTATGGCTGTAAAAAGTAGTGTTAGTTTAAATTGTGGTAGTTCTTATTTGGAAGGACTTCCAGAAGCAGTAAAACAAGGCTTAATTACAGAAGCAGAGATAGATGAAAAATTAGCTATTTTATTACGCACAAGATTTAAATTAGGGTTGTTTGACCCTCAAGGCAGCAATCCTTATGATGATATTTCTGTTGATGTTGTTAATAGTGATGAACATAGAGCATTAGCTAGAGAGGTGGCCCAAAAAAGTATTGTGTTGCTTAAAAACAATGGCGTACTTCCTTTAAAAAATGACTTACCTAAATACTTTATTACTGGACCTATTGCTGGAGATTCAGAGGCACTTTTAGGAAATTATTATGGTGTTAACCCCAAGATGGTAACTATTATGGAAGGTATAGCAGGAGCAATAAGTCCTGCTAGTCAATTACAATATAGAATGGGAGCTATGTTAACTGTTCCTAAAGAAAATCCTTTAGATTATGCTACAGGAAATGCTGGTAACTCTGATGTTACTTTTGCAGCCTTAGGTATTTCAGGTTTAATTGAAGGTGAAGAAGGGGCATCTATCGCTTCAAAAACAAAAGGCGATAGGTTAGATTACAATTTACCAAAATCGCAAATGGATTACTTGCGTGGATTGAGACAAGCAGCCGATAGAAATCCTGAAGACAAAAAACCTATTGTGGCCATTATTACAGGAGGAAGCCCAATGAATTTAGCCGAAGTTGAAGCGTTAGCAGATGCTGTTCTTTTAGTGTGGTATCCTGGAGAAGAAGGTGGAAATGCTATTGCCGATGTGCTATTTGGTAAAGTTTCACCATCAGGTAGATTACCAATTACATTTCCTAAATCTTTAGATCAATTACCTGATTACAAAGATTATTCCATGAAAGGTAGAACATACAAATACATGAATCTTGATCCGCTTTATCCTTTTGGGTTTGGACTAAGTTATACGACTTTTAAATATGATAATATTAAGTTATCATCAAGTTCCATTTCAAAAACAGATACCATTACACTTACTGTAGATATTACAAACTCAGGAAAGGTTGATGCCGATGAAGTTGTTCAGTTATACATCTCTGATGTAGAAGCATCTTTTGTTGTGCCAAATTCCCAATTAAATGATGTAAAGCGCATTCATTTAAAAGCAGGTGAAACAAAAAACATAAGTTTTGAATTAACACCAAAAATGTTTGAAATGGTAAACAATGAAGGTAAGCGTGTTATTGAATCTGGAGCATTTAAAGTATATGTTGGAGGAGCTAGCCCTATGAAGCGTAGTCAAGAATTAGGCGTTTCTAAAATGGCCGAAGCGTCTTTTTCAATTCAATAG
- a CDS encoding alpha-glucuronidase family glycosyl hydrolase, producing MILFSKKVFSLLYILIFILSFTSHANDGYNLWLQYKKVENKQLLKNYMASIQGVESSGDSKTISVAKQELEKGFSGLFGNVFQIDDNNSGKNTLIIGSEANLDVKYSKYLKNELSKIERDGFIIKQLKIEGNTKIIITAKTDVGVLYGVFRLLREIQSYKSIENINIIDSPKVDVRILNHWDNLDRTVERGYAGFSLWDWHRLPDYIDSRYVDYARANASIGINGTVLTNVNANALILTPHYLEKVKALADVFRPYGLKVYLTARFSAPIEIGGLETADPLNTEVIQWWKDKTAEIYKSIPDFGGYLVKANSEGQPGPQNYERNHVDGANMLADAVAPFGGIVMWRAFVYSEHDPTDRAKQAYSEFVPYDGQFKDNILIQVKNGAIDFQPREPFHPMFGAMPKTPLMMEFQITQEYLGFSTHLVYLPKLYEEVFEADTYREGKGSTVAKVIDGSLHNKKITGVAGVTNIGNDRNWTGHHFLQANWYGFGRLAWNPHLKSKDIAEEWIRQTFSNDENFINPIKKMMIQSRETVVKYMNPYGLHHIFDTGHHYGPGPWVGNLPRPEWNPTYYHKADEFGVGFNRTKTGSNATAQYAPEVAKMYDDILTTPEKDLLWFHHVSWNHKLKNEQTLWNGMALKYQEGVDEVEDMISLWNSMEQYVDPQRFKEVKMMLNIQYKEAKWWRDACLLYFQQFSKQDLPNGVEKPSKTLEEFQSLRFPFAPGR from the coding sequence ATGATTTTATTTTCAAAAAAAGTTTTTAGTTTATTATATATCTTAATATTCATACTATCATTCACTTCTCACGCAAATGATGGGTATAACTTGTGGCTTCAGTATAAAAAGGTTGAAAACAAGCAGCTTTTAAAAAATTATATGGCTTCAATTCAAGGTGTTGAATCTTCTGGAGACTCAAAAACAATATCAGTTGCTAAACAAGAATTAGAAAAAGGTTTTTCTGGATTATTTGGAAATGTTTTTCAAATTGATGATAATAATTCTGGTAAAAACACCTTAATTATTGGCTCTGAAGCAAATTTGGATGTTAAATATTCAAAATATTTAAAAAATGAACTTTCTAAAATTGAGAGAGATGGATTTATAATTAAACAACTCAAAATTGAAGGAAACACTAAAATTATAATAACTGCAAAAACTGATGTTGGTGTATTATATGGTGTTTTTAGACTATTACGAGAAATACAATCTTATAAATCAATAGAAAATATTAACATCATTGATTCTCCTAAAGTTGATGTTCGCATTCTAAATCATTGGGATAATCTTGATAGAACCGTAGAACGCGGTTATGCTGGTTTTTCACTTTGGGATTGGCACCGTTTACCAGATTATATTGATAGTCGTTATGTAGACTATGCCAGAGCAAATGCCTCAATAGGAATTAATGGAACTGTACTAACTAACGTAAATGCAAACGCTTTAATTTTAACGCCACATTACTTAGAAAAAGTAAAAGCTTTAGCAGATGTTTTTAGACCTTATGGTTTAAAAGTATATTTAACAGCACGCTTCTCTGCTCCTATTGAGATTGGTGGTTTAGAAACTGCCGACCCTTTAAATACTGAAGTTATACAGTGGTGGAAAGATAAAACAGCTGAAATTTATAAATCTATTCCAGATTTTGGAGGCTATTTAGTAAAAGCAAATTCTGAAGGGCAACCTGGACCACAAAACTATGAGCGAAACCATGTAGATGGTGCCAACATGTTAGCAGATGCTGTTGCACCTTTTGGTGGCATTGTAATGTGGAGAGCTTTTGTGTATTCTGAACATGATCCTACAGATAGAGCTAAACAAGCTTACTCAGAATTTGTACCCTATGATGGCCAGTTTAAAGACAATATTCTTATACAGGTTAAAAATGGAGCAATAGATTTTCAACCACGCGAACCATTTCATCCTATGTTTGGAGCAATGCCCAAAACTCCTCTTATGATGGAGTTCCAAATTACTCAAGAATATCTTGGTTTTAGTACACATTTGGTATATTTACCTAAATTGTATGAAGAAGTTTTTGAAGCTGACACCTATCGTGAAGGTAAAGGTTCAACAGTGGCTAAAGTAATTGATGGCTCGCTTCATAATAAAAAAATAACAGGAGTAGCTGGTGTTACAAATATTGGTAATGATAGGAATTGGACCGGTCACCATTTTTTACAAGCCAATTGGTATGGTTTTGGGCGACTAGCTTGGAATCCGCATTTAAAATCAAAAGATATTGCAGAAGAATGGATACGTCAAACGTTTTCAAATGATGAAAATTTCATTAATCCAATCAAAAAAATGATGATTCAATCTCGTGAAACTGTCGTAAAATATATGAATCCATATGGTTTGCATCATATTTTTGATACTGGTCATCATTATGGTCCAGGACCTTGGGTTGGTAACTTACCAAGACCTGAATGGAACCCAACCTATTACCATAAAGCTGATGAATTTGGAGTTGGTTTTAACAGAACAAAAACAGGAAGTAATGCTACAGCTCAATATGCTCCAGAAGTAGCTAAAATGTATGATGACATATTAACAACTCCTGAAAAAGATTTACTTTGGTTTCACCATGTTTCTTGGAACCACAAATTAAAAAATGAACAAACCCTATGGAACGGTATGGCGTTAAAATATCAAGAAGGTGTTGACGAAGTAGAAGATATGATTTCACTTTGGAACTCTATGGAACAATATGTAGATCCACAAAGATTTAAAGAAGTAAAAATGATGTTGAATATCCAATATAAAGAAGCAAAGTGGTGGCGTGATGCTTGTTTATTATATTTTCAGCAATTTTCAAAACAAGATTTACCAAACGGAGTTGAAAAACCTTCAAAAACTCTAGAAGAGTTTCAATCATTGAGGTTTCCTTTTGCTCCAGGAAGATAA